One Nicotiana tabacum cultivar K326 chromosome 23, ASM71507v2, whole genome shotgun sequence genomic window, ACTAAACAGTATAACGaaatcatttctttttttttttcctagtGAAAATGATGGCTCCCTTGTAGTTTCTTCTCTACCCAAGAAGGAGATAAAACAGGATTTAACTCATAGTCCATCGTCTTCATTTTATTTTCACCATTCTGCTGATGATTTTCCTCTGAAGAAATATTAACTTTATTCTCATCAGGCATAACCTTAATTCTCCAAACTTTAAAAGTTTGATCCAAACTAGCACTATAAACCAAAAATCCCATTACAACTTTGTCAATTTCCAAATTAGCAGCCAAACACTTAACTGGACCTCTATGTGCATCTAACACAGCAAGACACTCATGAAAACAACTCCCTTCTTCTCTTCTCCAAACCCTAATTGTTGTATCCTCTGAGCCACTAAATATCAATTTCTCAATTGCAACCAAACAAAGGACAGAAAATCTATGCCCTTGCAAGAATCCTCCATGGTTAAATCTACCGGAAGTTTTCTCCTTTTCCCAAAAATTTATGAATCCATCTGAGGATCCAGAGTAGAGAAAACAAGAAGTTGCTGAAGTGCTTAGGGCTAATGCATTAACCGGTGATGGCTGGAATTTTAGTGTCATTGTTAGAGTATGAGAGTTTTGTCCATATACTCTCCTCCAAATTTTTATTGAACCATCGGATGAACATGTGAAAACACAACCATCTTCTTGATTTACAATAATTGAGTTGACATTATCTTCATGAGCCAAGAATGAGTCAACGCATCGATTATCGGAGATTCTCCATGTCTTGACTGTTTTATCCCATGATCCTGTGTATAAAAGCCCTTCTGCATGGTAATAAGCCATGCAAGAAATGCAATCTTTATGTTGATTGCTACTGTTTGACCTAGGAAATTTGAGAAATGAATAAGTGTTCTTCTTAGGTAGGGTTGTGATTTTCTTGCCTCGAAAATGATCGGATGCATTCACATTCCATATCCGGATTTTGTGGTCTTTATGTGAAGTAAAGAGCATGTTACCGTAGACCAAAATTGCCCTAACATCACCACAACTTGCCTTGAGGTACCCTCTCTCGATACAATCCGGTTGTCGCCATGCACGTATCCGGCTACTCTCTGAGCCAGTGAAAACAATACCTTTTGCAACAGCGATGGAGTAAATTGTGCCCTCGTGGCGATGGAGGGACGCGATGCAGTGGTAGAGGAGAGATGGAGATGGTGTTTGTAAAGGGGAAAGTGTCCAAGGAGAATCCGTGCTAGGAGGGGGCATTAAGGAATACATAGTGGTTGCACTAGCATTAGAAGATCTTGATGGACTATAGAGAAGTTCATGTTCAGATAATTTTAGATGAGAGTTGAAGGAGAGACGAGGAGGGGATTGTATTGATAATCTTTTTTCTTTATCAAAGTAA contains:
- the LOC107769370 gene encoding protein JINGUBANG-like, coding for MEYYGKRSLHSYFDKEKRLSIQSPPRLSFNSHLKLSEHELLYSPSRSSNASATTMYSLMPPPSTDSPWTLSPLQTPSPSLLYHCIASLHRHEGTIYSIAVAKGIVFTGSESSRIRAWRQPDCIERGYLKASCGDVRAILVYGNMLFTSHKDHKIRIWNVNASDHFRGKKITTLPKKNTYSFLKFPRSNSSNQHKDCISCMAYYHAEGLLYTGSWDKTVKTWRISDNRCVDSFLAHEDNVNSIIVNQEDGCVFTCSSDGSIKIWRRVYGQNSHTLTMTLKFQPSPVNALALSTSATSCFLYSGSSDGFINFWEKEKTSGRFNHGGFLQGHRFSVLCLVAIEKLIFSGSEDTTIRVWRREEGSCFHECLAVLDAHRGPVKCLAANLEIDKVVMGFLVYSASLDQTFKVWRIKVMPDENKVNISSEENHQQNGENKMKTMDYELNPVLSPSWVEKKLQGSHHFH